A window of Streptomyces broussonetiae genomic DNA:
GCCTGGGACTCGTACTTCGGCGGGCTCGAGGACGCCGACTTCACCACGTGGCAGTCGGTCATCGACGTGAACCTGCTCGGCACGCTGCGGATGACCCGGGCCTGCCTGCCCGCGCTGCGGGAGGGCGGGGGCGGGTCCGTCGTGATCATCGGGACGCAGTCGGCCGTCGCCGCGCCCTCGCAGGTGCGGCAGGCGGCGTACGCCGCGTCGAAGGGGGCGCTGACGAGCGCGATGTACTCGCTGGCGCGGGAACTGGGCCCGTCCCGCATCCGGGTCAACACCGTGCTGCCGGGCTGGATGTGGGGGCCGCCGGTGCAGGCGTACGTCCGTTTCACCGCGCAGACGGAAGGGGTGCCGGAGGCGGAGGTGCTGGGGCGGCTGACCGAGCGGACGGCCCTGCCGGAACTGGCGACGGACGGGGACGTGGCGGACGCGGCGGTCTTCCTCGCCTCGGACCGGGCTCGGGCCGTCACGGGGCAGTCGCTGCTGGTCAATGCGGGTGAGCTGATGCGGTGAGCAAGGCGCCCGACACCTTGACGACGTTCACCTTTACGATGTTCACGTGAGTGAACGCGAGTCATCAAGTCGAACAATTTTACTGTGACTTGACCTTACGCTTGCTTGTCGCGTTCATGTGGCCGCACCCACGATCGAGCACATGAACAGTCTCGACTGGGCAGTACTCATCGGCTACTTCGGTGTGATGGTCGCGATCGGCGTCTGGTCGCACAAGCGCGTGGACAACGTCTCCGACTTCTTCACGGCCGGCGGCCGGATGCCCTGGTGGCTGTCCGGCATCTCGCACCACATGTCGGGCTACAGCGCGGTGATGTTCACCGGGTACGCGGGGATCGCCTACACCTACGGCGTCACCTCCTTCATCACCTGGTCCTTCCCCATCGCGCTGGGCATCGCCATCGGGTCGAAGCTGTTCGCGCCCCGAATCAACCGGCTGCGCTCCCGGCTCCATGTGGCCTCCCCGCTGGAGTACCTGAAGAACCGTTACAACCTCTCCACGCAGCAGGCGCTCGCCTGGTCGGGCATGCTGCTCAAGATCGTGGACGTGGCCGCCAAGTGGGCGGCCATCGCCACCCTGTTGTCGGTGTTCACCGGGGTCACCCTGAACCAGGGCATCCTCATCACCGGCGCGATCACGGCCGTGTACTGCACGATCGGCGGCCTGTGGGCGGACGCGCTGACCGAACTCGGCCAGTTCGTCATCCAGTTGCTGGCCGGTGTCTCGATGTTCGTGGCGGTGGTGCTCAAGCTGAACGACAAGCACATCGGGTTCTTCGACGCGTGGAACCAGCCGGCCCTGCACGGCCACGGCAAGGCGCTCGCCGGCCCCTACGGCACGGTGTTCCTCCTGGCCTTCCTCTTCATCAAGCTCTTCGAGTACAACGGCGGCATGCTCAACCAGGCCCAGCGCTACATGGCGACGGGCAGCGCGCGCGAGGCCGAGCGAGGGGCCCGGCTGTCGGCGATCCTGTGGCTGGTCTGGCCGGTCGTCCTCTTCTTCCCCATGTGGATGTCGCCGCTCCTGGTGCACGCGCAGAAGCCGGACGGCTCCGACTCCTATGGCCTGATGACCGAACAGCTGCTCCCGCACGGCCTGTTGGGTCTGGTCGTCGTCGGCTTCTTCTCCCACACGATGGCGATGTGCTCCTCGGACGCCAACGCGATCGCCGCCGTCTTCACCCGGGACGTGGCGCCGGTCCTGTCACGCCGGGCGCGGGCGTGGGGCGAACGCTCGGGCCTGGTCGCGGCCCGCGTGACGACGGTCGTCTTCCTCGGCCTGTCCATGACGGTGGCGACGCAGGTCAACTCCCCCACCTTCAAGGACATCATCACGGTCGTCATCAAGTGGGTGGCCGGGCTCATGGGTCCGATCGCGATCCCGATGATGCTCGGTCTGCTCCGGCCGCTGCGCCGCTCCGGTCCCACGGCGGCGCTCGTCAGCTGGGCGGCCGGTCTGCTGGCCTTCTGGCTGGTCAACTACCCCATCAACTGGAACGTCTCCGGCGGCGTACCGCTCCAGTACCAGGTCTCGGTCCCGCTGGCCGTCTCCCTGGTGCTGTACGTCGTCATCGGCTACGTGAAGCCCGAGGACACCCCCGAACGGGACGCGATCATCGAGAAGGTCAACACCGACGGGGGCGCGGCAGCGGCGGTGCCGGTGCCGGCGGGCACCGGGGACGACGTGATCGGGGCACCGGTGACGGACTAGGCCCGTGCGGCCGTGCGGCCCGGGAGTCATCACGGCCGCGGCGGTCGGGGCGAGCGGCCGGGCGGCGGCGAGCGGGAGTGCCCTCAGCGCGGATACCGCGCCAGCCACCCCGGTGACGACCCTGCCGGGCCGTGCAGTGCCGGGCCCTGGGTCATCTCCATCGCGAAGTCGTCGGCCAGTTCCAGGATCGTCGCACGGCCCTCCAGCTCGGTCAGCCAGGCCGGGGGGAGGGCCGTTTCGCCGTGCAGGGCGCCGAGGAGGCCGCCGGTCAGGGCGCCCGCCGCTGCCGAGGGGCCGCCCTGGTTCACCGCCAGGCACAGGCCGTGCCGTACGTCCTCGCCCACCAACGCGCAGTACACGGAAGCCGCCAGCAGCCCGTCCGCCGTACCGTCCCCC
This region includes:
- a CDS encoding SDR family oxidoreductase, encoding MSLLTGKTVVVSGVGAGLGHQVAAAVVRDGGNAVLGARTEANLAKSAAEIDPGGARTAHRATDITDEGQCEALAALARERFGGIDAVVHVAAWDSYFGGLEDADFTTWQSVIDVNLLGTLRMTRACLPALREGGGGSVVIIGTQSAVAAPSQVRQAAYAASKGALTSAMYSLARELGPSRIRVNTVLPGWMWGPPVQAYVRFTAQTEGVPEAEVLGRLTERTALPELATDGDVADAAVFLASDRARAVTGQSLLVNAGELMR
- a CDS encoding sodium:solute symporter family protein, with protein sequence MNSLDWAVLIGYFGVMVAIGVWSHKRVDNVSDFFTAGGRMPWWLSGISHHMSGYSAVMFTGYAGIAYTYGVTSFITWSFPIALGIAIGSKLFAPRINRLRSRLHVASPLEYLKNRYNLSTQQALAWSGMLLKIVDVAAKWAAIATLLSVFTGVTLNQGILITGAITAVYCTIGGLWADALTELGQFVIQLLAGVSMFVAVVLKLNDKHIGFFDAWNQPALHGHGKALAGPYGTVFLLAFLFIKLFEYNGGMLNQAQRYMATGSAREAERGARLSAILWLVWPVVLFFPMWMSPLLVHAQKPDGSDSYGLMTEQLLPHGLLGLVVVGFFSHTMAMCSSDANAIAAVFTRDVAPVLSRRARAWGERSGLVAARVTTVVFLGLSMTVATQVNSPTFKDIITVVIKWVAGLMGPIAIPMMLGLLRPLRRSGPTAALVSWAAGLLAFWLVNYPINWNVSGGVPLQYQVSVPLAVSLVLYVVIGYVKPEDTPERDAIIEKVNTDGGAAAAVPVPAGTGDDVIGAPVTD